Sequence from the Actinomyces slackii genome:
GCGGGCGGCATTCTGGCGGCCCTGCTCCACGGCGTGCGGCGCGGCCTGTTCTCCAATGAGGCCGGCCTGGGCACGGTTCCCAACGCCGCCGGCACGGCCACCGTGGCCCACCCGGTGCGCCAGGGGCTCATCCAGTCCTTCGGCGTGTTCATCGACACCATTGTGGTGTGCACCGCCACCGGCCTGCTCATCCTCCTGGCCACCAAGACCTACAGCCCCGAGACCTACAGCGAGGAGAACACCGATGCGGTGGGCGCAGTCCTGACCCAGCGGGCCGTCGTCGAGCACCTGGGTCAGTGGACGACCTGGCCCATGGTGGTTCTCATCTTCGTCCTGGTCTTCTCCACCGTGCTGGGCTGCTACTCCTACTCCCAGGTCAACGTCAACTACCTGGGAGGGGAGCGCCGCTCCGAGCAGGTCTTCGGCCTGGCCCTGACGGCGGCCGCCTACGGGGGCTGCGTGCTGAGCCTGCCGATCGTGTGGGCGCTGACCGACATCGCCCTGGGCCTGCTGGGGATGATCAACCTGGTGGTCATCGTCCGCCTGGCACCGTGGGTGATCGGCGCGCTGCGCGACTTCCAGGCGCAGTACGCCCGGGGCATCGATCCGGTCTTCGTGGGGCACTCCAATCCCCACCTGCCCGGCGACGTCGTCCCCGGGGTCTGGGAGGCCTCGGACAGCGCCCCGCGCGACTGAGCGTCAACCCCGCCTCTGACCACCCGCATCCTGGGAGCAGCACATGACCACGATCAACGACCTCCTGACCCTGACCTCGGACTGGCTCTTCTCCACCGTGCTCGTCTGGCTCCTCATCGGGGCGGGGGCGTACTTCACCATCAGAACCCACGGCCTCCAGCTGCGCCACGTCCATGCCATCCTCTCGGCGGTGCGCGGCTCGCGCGACGGCGCTCACGGCGGCATCACCTCCTTCCAGGCCTTCGCCGTGGGCCTGGCCTGCCGTGTGGGCACCGGCAACATCGTCGGCGTGGCCCTCGCCCTCATCCTGGGCGGACCAGGAGCGGTGCTGTGGATGTGGGTGGTGGCGGTTGTGGGGACGGCCACCGCCTTCTCCGAGTCCACCCTCGCCCAGGTCTTCAAGGTCCGTCGCGCCGACGGTACCTTCAGGGGCGGCCCCGCGCACTACATCGCCCGAGGGCTGGGCCTGCCGGCGCTCGGAGCCGTGTTCGCCATCGTGTTCATGATCGCCAACGGACTGGCCATGCCGATGGTCCAGGCCAATGCGATCGCCGCGGCCCTCCAGGCCGCCCAGGGCATCGCGCCATGGGCGACGGCGCTGCTCGTCGTGGCGCTTGTCGCCCCGGTGCTCCTGGGAGGCCTGCGCACCATGGCCCGCGTCGCGGAGTACCTCGCCCCGATCATGGCCCTGGCCTACCTGTTGCTGGTGGCGGGCATCCTGATCCTCCACCCCGCAGCGGCGCTGCAGGCCCTGATCTCGATCTTTGAGGGCGCCTTCGGGCTGCGCCCCGGGCTCGCGGGCCTGGCCGGGGGACTGGTCGCGGCCCTGCTCAACGGCGTGCGCCGAGGCCTGTTCTCCAACGAGGCGGGCCTGGGCGGGGCGGCATGCGCCGCGGGCTCCGCCACGGTGACCCACCCGGTCAAGCAGGGCTTCATCCAGGCCTTCGGCGTCGTAGTCGACACCCTTCTCATCTGCACGGCCACGGCCCTGGCGATCCTTGTGGCCGGGCCCGCCGTCTTCCGGCCCGGCGTCACCGTGGCGGATGCCGCGGGCTCCCTGACCCAGGACGCCATCGCCTCCCTGGTGGGGGAGTGGAGCCGCTGGCCCATGGCCATGCTCATCGTCGTCCTGGCCTACACCACGATCATCGGAGCCTTCTCCTACGCCCAGGTCTGCGTGGACTACCTGACCGATAAGCCCTGGGCGGCGCGAGGCCTGCAGGTCGCGGCGGTCGCCTGCGCCGGGGTGGGCGCCGTCCAGAAGCTGACCACCGTGTGGACCCTGGCCGATGTGCTGCTGGGCCTGGGCGCCATTCTCAACCTCGTCGCCCTGGTGCTGCTGAGCCGATGGGTCCTGGGCGCCTTGCGCGACTGGGAGGCTCAGCGGGGGCGGGCCAGTCAGTCCGCACCCGGGGACGAGCCGCTCTTCTACGCCGACTCACCCCATCTGCCGGCCGAGCTGGAGGGTGATGCCTGGCCCCGGCGGTCATGACCTGATCACCGATGTCACGTGTCTGAAACAGGGGGGAACTAGCCTCCCGTGGTCCCCATGCGCGCAGGCGCCCCGGCGGCCTCAGCGCGCCGGGCCATGCTCTGCGCATATCCCGACCACGATGGACGGCACTCCGTGGTGCCGCGCCCACAGACTTCGGAGGCGCCATGCTTCTCACATCTGTCCCCACAGGAATCCTGGAGGACGCCACCGCGATCCTGGAAACCGGTGCCGACCACCTCTACAGCCGTGGTCTGGCCTGGCTGCTGATCGCCATCGGGATCTACTTCACCATCGCCACCCGCGGTCTTCAGATCCGGCTCTTCGGGCAGATGGTCAAGGCCATCACGGCCTCGCGCGCGGGAGCCGAGGGCGGGATCTCCTCCTTCCAGGCCTTCGCCGTGGGCCTGGCCTCCCGCGTGGGCACCGGCAACATTATCGGCGTGGCCCTGGCCATCAAGCTGGGCGGGCCCGGTGCCGTGTTCTGGATGTGGGTGGTGGCCACCATCGGCATGGCCACCGGATTCATCGAGTCCACTCTGGCGCAGATGTTCAAAGTCACCAGTCATGATGGGACCTTCCGCGGCGGACCCGCCTACTACATCCAGCGCGGACTGGGCTCCAGGGCCTGGGCCGTCGTCTTCGCCGTGATCATCACCTTCGTCTTCGGCTTCGCCTACGAGGCCATCCAGGCCAACGCCATCGCGGGCACCCTGAAGGGGACCTTCAACATCAGCGAGTGGCACACGGCCGTGGCCCTGGTCCTCATCACCCTGCCGGTGGTCTTCAGGGGGATCCGCCGCGTCGCCAGGGTCACCGAGTGGATGGCCCCGCTCATGGCCCTGGTCTACGTCATCCTGGCCATCACCGTCCTGCTGCTCAACCTGAGCGCGATCCCCGAGGCCTTCACCATGATCATCAAGGGCGCCTTCGGCCTGGACCAGGCTCTCTACGGGACCGCCGGCGGGTTCTTCGCCGCCGCGATCAACGGTATCAAGCGGGGCCTGTTCTCCAACGAGGCCGGTGAGGGCTCGGTGCCCAACGCGGCCGCCACGGCCACCGTGGCCCACCCCGTCCAGCAAGGCTTCATCCAGTCCTTCGGCGTCTTCGTCGACACGATCGTCGTGTGCACCTCCACCGCCCTCATCATCCTGCTCTCAGGGTTCTACTCCCCGCAGCAGGCCGAGCGCATCGACCCCAACGTTCTGACCTCCCAGTCGATCTCCGAGGTCATGGGCGGATGGACCCAGACCCTGATGGCGATCATCATCCTGGTCTTCGCCTACTCCTCCCTGCTGGGCAACTACACCTACGCCGAGGTCAACGTGGACTTCCTGTGCGGGGGCGCCAAGCGCTGGGCGCACATCATGCTGCGCAGCGTCATCCTCATCGCCGCCTTCATCGGCGCGGTGGCCAGCCTGGACTTCGTGTGGAACCTGGCCGACATCGGCATGGGCTTCATGGCCATCATCAACATCGTGGCCATCGCCCTGCTGGGCAAGTGGGCCCTGGGCGCCCTGCGGGACTGGGAGGTGCAGGACGCCGCCCTGCGCGCCGGCGAGATCAGCGAGATCCGCTTCATCGCCACGGATAACCCCCACCTGCCCGGCGCGCTGCCCGATGACATGTGGGCGGCCGACGGCGCGGCCCACGCCGGGAGCGCCGCGCGGCGAGCCGCCCTGGAGGAGACTGCCGGGGGCTCGCCCGGGAACCCCTGAGACCGAGCTCGGTCTGAGTCCAACAGCACGGGTCGGGCGCCACGGGGGATTCTCGACGGATCCTCTCCGGCGCTCGGCCCTGCTATGCGGGCGGTGGTGCCGCGGGCCGGCGCCTGAGGCGGGCCAGCCGGTCAACGGATGGGGCGATAGGCTGTCAGCCATGAAGATCGCGCGCTTCTCCACGGGGCACGAGCCCCGTTACGGCATTGTCCAAGACGGTCCTGGGGGAGCCGCCACCAGCGGGGAGTCCGAGGGGCGCATCCTGGTCCTCAAGGGCGACCCGCTCCTGTCCGCGCCTGAGGCCACTGGCGAGGTGGTCGACCTGGCCGACACCCGTCTCCTGTCCCCGGTGATCCCGCGCTCCAAGGTGGTGGGATTCGGTCGGACCTACCTGGAGCACGTACATGAGATGGGCGGTCAGGGAACCGAGGACCCCGTTGTCTTCCTCAAGCCCAATACCGCCGTGATCGGCCCCGATGCCCCGATCGTCCTGCCCGCGTGGAGCGAGGAGGTTCACTACGAGGCCGAGCTGGCGGTGGTCATCAAGACCCTGGCCAAGGACGTTCCCGTGGAGCGCGCCCAGGAGGTCATCCTGGGCTACACGGTCGCCAACGACGTCTCTGCCCGCGACCGCCAGCGCGCCGAGCCCCAGTGGGTGCGCGCCAAGGCCTTCGACACCTCCTGCCCGCTGGGCCCCTGGATCGAGGTTCCCGAGCCCGGCGGTGACTTCAACCCGGCCAGCGCCATGGTGCGCGCTCGCGTCGATGGCCGGGTGGTCCAGGAGGGCAGCACCCGGGACCTCAGGGTCTCCATCCCCGAGCTGGTCTCCCGCGCCTCGACGATCTTCACCCTGCTGCCCGGCGACGTCATCCTCACCGGCACCCCGGCCGGCGTCGGCGAGATCCGAGCCGGCCAGCGCGTGGAGGTGGAGGTCGAGGGCATCGGAGCCATGTCCAACCCGGTGCTGCGCCGCTGAGCCGCGCCGTCGCGGCGCGGCCGGGGCGGCGGGCGGGCCCGTCGGCGCCCCCGGGGATCTGCGGGCTCAGGCGCTGTGCGCCCGCGCCGCCAGGACGGCCTCGGTGATACGGCGGGCCGCCTCGGTGACGATGCCACGACCGGTGGCCAGGTTGAGGCGGACGAAGCCCTCCCAGTGACGGCCGAAGGTCGTGCCCTCATTCATGGCCACGCCCGCCTCCTCAAGGAAGAACTGCGCGGTCTGTCGACGGCCCAGGCTCCGTGCATCCAGCCATGACAGATAGGTTCCCTGGGGCAGGGTCGCCTCGATCCCCGCGATCCCGGCCAGCGCCTCGCCCAGGGCGGCGGCATTGGCGCTGATGTAGGCGCGCACCTGGGCGTTCCACTCCCGGCCCTCCTCCAGCGCCGCAGTGGTGGCCAGCGCCCCCAGGATCGAGGCCTCATGGGACAGGACGGCGCCGCGGGCCTCGGCCTGCCACCGGCGCCGGGCGCCCCCGGAGGCGATGAGCTGGGCGCAGCCCAGGCCCGGGATGTTCCAGCCCTTGGAGGCGGCGGTGGCCGTGTAGGTGAGGTCGGGGTCCGAGGCCGGCCTGGAGGCGTAGGGGATGTGGCTCAGCCGGGGATCCAGGATGAGGGGGGCGTGAATCTCATCGGCGAAGACCGCCACTCCGTAGCGGGCCGAGAGCTCGGCGACCGCGTCCAGCTCCTCGGCGGACAGGACCCTGCCCACCGGGTTCCACGGGCTGCACAGCACGAGCAGGCCCGCGCGCTCGGCCATGGCCGCCTCGATCGCCTCCAGGTCTAGCTCCCAGTGCGGAGAGCCATCGGCATCGCGGCTCTCGATGGCGGGGACCTCCAGGCACTCGCGCCCATGGCGCCCCGGGATCTCCAGGAAGGGCATGTAGGCGGGGGTGGGCACGATGACTGGGGATCCGGCCGGGGTGTGGTGGGCGATGATGACGCTCAGGGCGGAGAGCACATTGGGCAGGAGGCTGACATCGGCGGTGGGGACCTGCCAGCCGAAGGCCTGCTCCTGGTAGTCGGCCATGGCCTGGCGAGCCGTGCGCGCCACTTCCGGCGGCATGTAGCCGAGTCGTCCACCCGCTACCGCCCGCTCCAGGGCGGCGGTGACGGCCGGCGCCGTGCCCAGATCCATCTCCGCCACCCAGGCCTCGATGACATCGCCGGGATGCGCGCTCCACTTCATCGACCCCTGGGCGCGCATGGCCTCAGGGGTCAGCGCGTCCATGGCGGCGACAAGCCCCGAGTCGGGGGAGGGCGAGGATGGATGGCCTGCGGGCTGAGTCATGGACCGAATGATACCGGCGCCGTGACCAGCCTCACTGCCCCATGCGCACTGCTCGGTGACGCTGCGTCAATGCGGAACCAGGATCTAGGGCAATCACCCGATGTCCACCGCCTCTGGCATGGGTACCGTCGATCATGCCAGTCCTGTGACAACGAAGGAGTGATTCTCATGGCCGGCACCATCTGCCTCACCTTCCACTTCGATGCCGTCAGCCTCTACCCGGGCATGTTCGGGGTGACCTCCCCCTCCACCGCCTCCCGAGGCGAGTTCGGCGCGCGGGTCGGCGTGCCCCGCATCCTCAAGGTGCTCCGCCGTGAGGGCGTGCCCGCGACCTTCTTCACCCCCGGGCTGACTGTCGACACCTTCCCGGAGATCTGCAAGGAGATCCGTGGAGACGGGCACGAGTTCGCCCACCACGGCTACCGCCACGTCAGCCCGGTTCCCATGACGGAGGCCGAGGAGCGCGAGGAGCTGCTCCGGGGCATCGACGCCATGGAGCGCCACCTCGACGGCTACCGACCCTACGGCTACTGCTCGCCGGCATCTGATCTGTCCCCCAACTCGATCCGCCTGCTGCGCGAGGAGGGATTCGTCTACGACGCCACCATGTGCGCCGATGACTTCTCCCCGTACTGGTGCAGGGAGAACGACGAGCTCGGCGTGGATGGCTCGATCCGCTTCGGCACCACCGTTCCCCTGGTCAGTCTCCCCTTCTCCTGGACCCTCGATGACTTCCCGCAGATGGAGTTCGTCTTGGGCGGCTCCCTGACGATCGAGGGACTCAACGATCCCAAGAAGTGCGAGGCCATGTGGCTGGCCGACATGGAGTTCATGGCGGAGGAGGTCGAGGACGGCGTCTTCGTCATGTGCTTCCACCCCCAGGTCATCGGGCGCGGCGCCCGTCTCCGCGTCGTGGAGAACATGATCCGCAAGGCGCGTGAGCTCGGCTTCGAGTTCTCCACCTGTCTCGACGCCGCGACGACCTGGAAGAGCAAGAACCCCTTCCCGGAGTCCTGAGCCTGGCGGGCAGCGAGGAGTGAACCATGGGCAGTGAGCACAGCGCCGCACCCGCGATGATGCCGGTCATCACGGT
This genomic interval carries:
- a CDS encoding alanine/glycine:cation symporter family protein, which codes for MTTINDLLTLTSDWLFSTVLVWLLIGAGAYFTIRTHGLQLRHVHAILSAVRGSRDGAHGGITSFQAFAVGLACRVGTGNIVGVALALILGGPGAVLWMWVVAVVGTATAFSESTLAQVFKVRRADGTFRGGPAHYIARGLGLPALGAVFAIVFMIANGLAMPMVQANAIAAALQAAQGIAPWATALLVVALVAPVLLGGLRTMARVAEYLAPIMALAYLLLVAGILILHPAAALQALISIFEGAFGLRPGLAGLAGGLVAALLNGVRRGLFSNEAGLGGAACAAGSATVTHPVKQGFIQAFGVVVDTLLICTATALAILVAGPAVFRPGVTVADAAGSLTQDAIASLVGEWSRWPMAMLIVVLAYTTIIGAFSYAQVCVDYLTDKPWAARGLQVAAVACAGVGAVQKLTTVWTLADVLLGLGAILNLVALVLLSRWVLGALRDWEAQRGRASQSAPGDEPLFYADSPHLPAELEGDAWPRRS
- a CDS encoding alanine/glycine:cation symporter family protein, whose translation is MLLTSVPTGILEDATAILETGADHLYSRGLAWLLIAIGIYFTIATRGLQIRLFGQMVKAITASRAGAEGGISSFQAFAVGLASRVGTGNIIGVALAIKLGGPGAVFWMWVVATIGMATGFIESTLAQMFKVTSHDGTFRGGPAYYIQRGLGSRAWAVVFAVIITFVFGFAYEAIQANAIAGTLKGTFNISEWHTAVALVLITLPVVFRGIRRVARVTEWMAPLMALVYVILAITVLLLNLSAIPEAFTMIIKGAFGLDQALYGTAGGFFAAAINGIKRGLFSNEAGEGSVPNAAATATVAHPVQQGFIQSFGVFVDTIVVCTSTALIILLSGFYSPQQAERIDPNVLTSQSISEVMGGWTQTLMAIIILVFAYSSLLGNYTYAEVNVDFLCGGAKRWAHIMLRSVILIAAFIGAVASLDFVWNLADIGMGFMAIINIVAIALLGKWALGALRDWEVQDAALRAGEISEIRFIATDNPHLPGALPDDMWAADGAAHAGSAARRAALEETAGGSPGNP
- a CDS encoding fumarylacetoacetate hydrolase family protein, which translates into the protein MKIARFSTGHEPRYGIVQDGPGGAATSGESEGRILVLKGDPLLSAPEATGEVVDLADTRLLSPVIPRSKVVGFGRTYLEHVHEMGGQGTEDPVVFLKPNTAVIGPDAPIVLPAWSEEVHYEAELAVVIKTLAKDVPVERAQEVILGYTVANDVSARDRQRAEPQWVRAKAFDTSCPLGPWIEVPEPGGDFNPASAMVRARVDGRVVQEGSTRDLRVSIPELVSRASTIFTLLPGDVILTGTPAGVGEIRAGQRVEVEVEGIGAMSNPVLRR
- a CDS encoding MalY/PatB family protein; the protein is MTQPAGHPSSPSPDSGLVAAMDALTPEAMRAQGSMKWSAHPGDVIEAWVAEMDLGTAPAVTAALERAVAGGRLGYMPPEVARTARQAMADYQEQAFGWQVPTADVSLLPNVLSALSVIIAHHTPAGSPVIVPTPAYMPFLEIPGRHGRECLEVPAIESRDADGSPHWELDLEAIEAAMAERAGLLVLCSPWNPVGRVLSAEELDAVAELSARYGVAVFADEIHAPLILDPRLSHIPYASRPASDPDLTYTATAASKGWNIPGLGCAQLIASGGARRRWQAEARGAVLSHEASILGALATTAALEEGREWNAQVRAYISANAAALGEALAGIAGIEATLPQGTYLSWLDARSLGRRQTAQFFLEEAGVAMNEGTTFGRHWEGFVRLNLATGRGIVTEAARRITEAVLAARAHSA
- a CDS encoding polysaccharide deacetylase family protein, with product MAGTICLTFHFDAVSLYPGMFGVTSPSTASRGEFGARVGVPRILKVLRREGVPATFFTPGLTVDTFPEICKEIRGDGHEFAHHGYRHVSPVPMTEAEEREELLRGIDAMERHLDGYRPYGYCSPASDLSPNSIRLLREEGFVYDATMCADDFSPYWCRENDELGVDGSIRFGTTVPLVSLPFSWTLDDFPQMEFVLGGSLTIEGLNDPKKCEAMWLADMEFMAEEVEDGVFVMCFHPQVIGRGARLRVVENMIRKARELGFEFSTCLDAATTWKSKNPFPES